A single Carettochelys insculpta isolate YL-2023 chromosome 2, ASM3395843v1, whole genome shotgun sequence DNA region contains:
- the LOC142008514 gene encoding fatty acid-binding protein, adipocyte-like, whose product MCDLFVGTWKLSSSEKFDDYMKELGVSLATRKLGSLTKPTVTISLNADILTIQTKSTFKSTVVSFRFGEEFEETTADDRRTKSTVTLEDGTLTQVQKWDGKETIIKRRLVDGKMVVECTMNNVTCIRIYEKARGHSSSPLDKKPAEMAFDKTTPVQALDSIPKA is encoded by the exons ATGTGTGATTTGTTTGTAGGAACTTGGAAACTGAGCTCCAGTGAAAAATTTGATGACTACATGAAAGAGCTGG GTGTGAGTTTAGCCACCAGGAAACTTGGCAGCCTCACCAAGCCCACTGTGACCATCAGCCTCAATGCGGACATTCTAACCATCCAAAccaagagcactttcaaaagcaccgtGGTCTCCTTCAGGTTTGGGGAGGAGTTTGAGGAAACCACAGCGGATGACAGAAGAACAAAG AGTACTGTGACCTTAGAAGATGGCACACTGACTCAGGTGCAGAAGTGGGATGGCAAAGAGACCATAATCAAAAGGAGATTAGTGGATGGGAAGATGGTAGTG GAATGTACAATGAACAACGTCACATGTATCAGAATATATGAAAAAGCAAGAGGACACTCATCTAGCCCACTGGACAAGAAACCTGCTGAGATGGCTTTTGACAAGACCACTCCAGTACAAGCTTTGGATTCCATCCCAAAGGCATAA
- the LOC142009255 gene encoding fatty acid-binding protein, adipocyte-like — MCDLFVGTWKLVSSESFEDYMKELAVGFATRKMASLAKPNVIISIAGDVVTIRTESTLKNTEISFKLGEEFDETTADDRKVKSIVTLDNGSLIQVQKWDGKETTITRKLMDGKLIVECTMNNVSCTRIYERA; from the exons ATGTGTGATCTCTTTGTAGGCACCTGGAAACTTGTTTCCAGTGAAAGCTTTGAGGACTATATGAAAGAGCTGG CTGTGGGCTTTGCTACCAGGAAAATGGCTAGCCTGGCCAAGCCTAATGTAATCATCAGCATCGCTGGAGACGTGGTAACCATCCGAACAGAAAGTACCCTCAAAAATACAGAGATCTCTTTCAAGTTGGGTGAGGAGTTTGATGAGACCACAGCAGATGACAGGAAAGTTAAG AGTATTGTAACACTAGACAATGGCTCACTGATTCAGGTGCAGAAATGGGATGGAAAAGAGACCACAATCACAAGAAAACTGATGGATGGGAAGCTGATAGTG GAGTGTACAATGAACAATGTTAGCTGCACTCGAATCTATGAGAGAGCATGA